The DNA window GACCATGTTGGAGACATGGAAGTGGAAGGGATTAGGATTTCTTTTTCAAGCGAAGCTGTGGACTCGATGTGAAGCCGCTGCACTATCTGGTTTTGGGTAGTCTGCTGTTTCTATTTGTCTGGTTGGTCAGGTTGTTCAGGACGCAGTTGTTAGCCAGCGATGCCAGTCTGGAGTTAATCGCATCCTTCCTCTGCTCCCAGCTGCACTCACCCccatcttcctcttcttcattgTCATCTACCGGACTTTCCTCATCGCTGCGCACGTCACCCTCGATCTGTGGAGAAGAATAAAAGAGTTAACCATCCGATTCCTCCCTCGTTCCCTCCTATCGCTGCCTGGTTAAACAGCCCCTCGTCTCACCTTGCCCACGAAGGCAAACCTGTAGACCATGCGCAGGATGAGATAGGCCCAGTAGATGTGCAGCACTTGTAGCACGAACAGAAGAGCGTTGAAGAAATAATAACCAAAGAAAGGCTCGTAGAACTGCATTGAAACGATCAGGGTGGTGTGGATGATCCTGGaaagcaaacacagaaacagtgaTGCTGAGATCAGCTGTTCCTACAAACTCTCGAGCTTCAGAGCAACGTGTGTCGTACCGTGTGGAGATGCAGAAattcttttattgctgccaTATAACCTGCATTATTATAATTGCATTAATAATATTCTTTACAGCATTATTCTATTAATGATATTTTTTACAGGGTTGATAttgtattaaagatgtttgttaTCATGTTGACCTTTtctattacaggtgcagttatgatcattttatacacattgcatatTTGTGCTTATTCAGAGTTGATGTTCGGTCTATTaaaggttttaagcttcactggcgTGACTGTCCAGGTGATCCATGCTGAGGGAGACGAGAACATAGAAGGATAACTGCATacacgcttacaaaacacatacacatataatacatataatctAGGAACAGGCCTGAGGCCTTAACtcattcagcttcttgttgcaaCCTGTTGCATTTTTAGTCTACTTGAAAACAGATGACCCGGAGTCAACAACCAGCCCCCAGAGACCCGGAGGGCTCGAAGTTATTGCCTTGTTTGGAAGGTCTGTTTTTAGACTTTTAAGATGTACCATTGCCTGTAATCGATGTATTTTAATCTGTAATTGATGCACGAGGGGGCGTAACCCCGATGCTATAAAATCCTCATCaagtgtatttttgtcagaagATATATGCTGATATCTCTTCTCCTGTGtgttaataaactcatcgtttgattgcactctTCTGGGGCCTCCGTGGTTTGTTTCACTGCTCTGCATTGATTGATTTCGCGACAACCGATAACGGGAAACTTGCTGTTGGAGAATCACTTTATCAGTGCTCTAAGACAAACTGTATATCAAACCTAGTTGGACATTTACATACCAACACATGAAACTACGTCTGATTTAACAGTTTCTTACCTGCTTGGAAAAACATACAGCCTCGTGACGAGGAACACCAGAGCAAAGAGGACAAACAGGAAGTCGCATGTTGTCGCCCACAATGCGTAGTGCAGCATCTTACCCACCTGTCAGAAAAAGGAAGGTAAAAGTTCCTGTGACTTAGAAAAGACAGTGAACACGTTTAGGTTGCCTCTAAGTGCTGTAGGTGTGAGCCCACCTCCCCACAGGCCCCCGAATCCTGACAGTAACAACCTGCtcaggtgttttcagtttaTGTCATCACTTTTGATTTGTGGTAACATACAATATATTACACGCAGTACATTACTGATGTTCTAATCTCGGACATACGCCAGGGTCGGCTCTTTTATGTTCCACCCCCATTttcacttttaaatataaaaagtcatttttaaacaCCGAGACAAGCCTGAGCACTTCAGAAGCAGCGTGTTTGTCCTGCAGGGGGTCTCAGATCTGAACAGGTTAAAGTGTAAAGACGTCACCTGAGTTTATTGACTCGAACGTTATCTCTTCTTTCCAGGTGGTTTTAGTGCATTACTCAAAGTGCAGCGAGAGAGAAACAAGTGGGGGAATCACGTGATGTAAGGGTGTGGCTGCTCGAAATCAAACCTCAGACTCACTGATGAACTCACCTGCACTCATGTGCCGTAACTAATCATCTGTTGGGTTTGAAGCCAGCATCGTTTTCCCTTTATGATTTTTATCAGCGTCCAGGCGACACCCTGTCACACCCGAGGTGACACGACTGCATATTTCCTCATCTCATGTATCGCGAAAACAACCATCATCGTCACTTCTTATCATTGAAACAGCCTCACAAAACCCACGGACAAAGGAACAACTGTCACTGAGGTGGTAAAACCTTTACAGCCACGacaagtttttctgtttttggcaACAACAGAACAAAACCTCTCGCTGTGCACGGCTCACAGGACGTGTGTGCTTGTATGAAAGAAGACGGAAATTCACAAAAATACACAATAGGCTGAATTCAAGTCAAGTTCCTCGTTTGTGCAATAATCTGCCATTTTAAACGTTTGTGTGCGAGCACAACGATGCAGTCTCCTCCATACTGCGCCGTGCAAAAGTCTCGAACCACCActcattgttttatattttgcttccaaggtgcCAGGCACTCTTGGAATTTTTAAAAGTAGTCTTGAGCAGCAGTTAAAACTTTTTCTCTGGACATCGCTGACTTTTTCacccattttcagtccagtccttggaCCTGAGTCACTTAACACTGATGAATCGTTcaagcttgaaaaaaaaaatgcacccaactcaagggatgaaccagtgttgtgtctacaacTTGGCAAAGACCCAACTCAAGTTGAACCTCGAGGCACTTACAGGTTATTAGCAGCCTGCTGACTGACTCCCATTTCTTTTGTTGAACTCATGAAAAATGCCAATCATAACAGAGTTTGACAGGAATATTTCAGCATCATGTGAAGTGTCTctgtgaatatttttaaggGAACTGAACACACGGAGGACGAGAAGAAATCATGTCCTTGAAAACTTGGGAAAAACCAGCAAAGACCTGTTCCGGGACCTGAGGGATACATCTGTCCCTTCAGCTGATcgtctactgttcactgaagcctcctcaaaaatggtctcagtggaagggtggctgtcaaaaaGTTACTCTTACGgcagggaaacagggagaaatggGTGGGCTacgccaaattacacaagaaatcCAAAGAAAATCAGTGTCAACGAGTCCAGTGAAGTGATGAATCCACATTTGATCCAAATTTTGATTCACCATTTGGAAAGCATCCGACTGGCAGCACTGTCAAACAAACTGCCACTGCAGTCAAAACAAACCTAGATGGAAAAACATGGACtagcctccccagagcctgttCATAGTTTCCAGTGTGGTATCATCCtgacagagaatggaacaaaacaGCATCCAAGAAGAGAGCTTTGGGATGTGCCTCATGAAGTATACTTAAAGAAATCTTGCCTcacagagttcaggctgtgttccaaaataaaggtggtcatacgaACATTGACTTTCATGCTGGTTAGAGCTCCCTGCTGTGGCAGACCCTTGTGAATGAGGCAGCGTATAAAAGTAACTTTCATTTCCAAATATGTTTGCAAAGTGCTGCACTTACTTccttttgttagaaaacaaagaaTGAAGTAGTGGCGTTTGTACACACAGTGTGTCTGGAGTCAGGTGTGGTGTTTTACCTCGAGAATAATGTCGGCAGAGTCGTGAACCAGCATCACCAAAGTGCCCACCCTCACATAGTTGGCAATGTAGGAGAAACCGATGAGAAATATGGTGGCAATATGATGAACCACCTGCTCCTTGAAAtcctaaaacacaaacacacatgcatgcacgcaTACACTTAAAAACATGCAGCAGCATAAACAGCAGCTGCACGTGTGCCGTTTTAAACCAGCATGGTTAAAATATCAAATGACTGTCTGCACTGATTGGTTAATTTAATATAATCCAAATCTGACAGCAGCAAAGCCTCCTGAAGCACAGAAGCACTGAAATGAGATGACTGTGAATATTTATAGTATTCAGTACAGTTCAGGTGTCTGTGGAGAGACTGGACTGAATATTTTGCTGGATAATGACTAAAGatttaatatactgcaacactCAAAGTACACAGAGTTATGACGTCATAGCAGATAATCCAGTGCAGAATCTGCATTCGATATAATCGCAGGAGGAAACACAGAACAGTCAGCATTTGCTTTTTTCACCATTGGACTAAAACGTTACATTTCAGGGATAAAATGTGGAATAATAACCAGGTTCCAGGAGTTCTTTATGTGTTTTCAGTTCATACTCACTTTTCGCTTCACATCCACAGAGATGCTTAGAAGCAGCGACAAATAGAAGCCCATCTCCAACATGTAATACCAGTAATGAGCCTCAGACACAGGCTGATAAACGAGAGGGAGAGAGCGACAGTAGGTCAGTGTGATCATTCAGAAGCTTTTCAAACACCATGCTTATTTGTCCAGACTTAGAAAGGAACAATGGTGATGCACGCAGCAGCATTCACAGACAGATGTGTTAGATTGTTAATCACTGAACTCTAACATGAAATCTAACTACGTGCTTTTGAGGAACTGAAAGAGTTTAATAAACAGTTTTCTGAACTGATTCCTTTAAGTGTGCTGAAGCAGGTCTGGGCTTTTTGGGGTAGTGGAGGCATTCAACTCTGCTGAGTATTTACAGCTTCACCTGTCTAATAGGTTCAGGGGTAAAGTCTAGCAAAGGTTCAGTGGCCACGTAAGAACTCCTCGCTCTCATTTACAAGCACAGAGGACGTGCTTTATGCACAGGAAGTCATGGCGTAatcttaaagaaaaacatgtgGAGAAGACTCAAAAGTGAAAGTTTGCAGCGACACAATGACAGGAAGTTGACTGAGGTATTTACCCTAAAAATACGTCCTTTCTACCcgtctgagaaaaaaaaagtctgcagTAGCAGAGCCTGCTGCAGCCGTTATCAGTCAAATGCAGATAAAGAGAGCCGTGACCTCCAGGGAAGAATGTGTGCCATCATCCTCACGGCAAGTTAAAAACTCAGGCTGGAAGGAAGCCACAAAAGCATTCAGAGCTTTGCAGTCAAGGAAGTCGGAGTTGAAAAATTCTGGGTGGAGTCTGCATTAAAAACGATCAGCGTGCTCCTTCTGCTCTTTCTTTGCTTTAAGTAGATCCTATTGTTCTTAGCCGCTGCTCTGTAAAATGATCTGAGTGATGCAGAGACCGGCTGAAGCAGATTTTCAGTTTTAGCACAGCTCACAGACGTCTCTGTCACTTAGTTCTTCATGAATATGAATGTTAACTTAacaacagagaaatgaaatcaaatgaCCATAAATTAAAGAATCTACGACTCATTTTACACTTGCTGCAAACCCCAGCATTTACACCCCAACGGCACTTTGGAGAAAAGGTTAAGAAAATCTGAGTCCTACCTGTTTGGGATAACCCCTCCAGCACTCGCTCTGATCCCAGAACCACGGCGTCTAGAAGATGGAGGAAACGATAAATCTCTACATGACAGCAATCTTTGCCTCAATCTTATTTAAACATCGTAGAAAGCAGATGTAGATTCTCAAAATTCAGTGAAAGGATTCGaatcttttaaaagaaaagtgaCGACACACTTACATCAATTAAAGAGCCGAGCCCTGCTATGAACGATGTGAGGTAGAAGACAAAGCGCCAGCTGCACAGATAAGAACAGACGCATCATCAATTAGAGCTGGGATGTCAAAATGGCCCAGTTTGATTTTAAATGGGCGAGACGAGTGACAAGAACTCCACATTTAGTCTCTGAGATGTgttaatataagaaaaacaaGGTCAGAGGTCTGACAGCACGACTCTTTGGGCTTtaactgtaagaaataaatgtgtaaaattacagaaaaacttCTGGTAGCTCATTGGCCAGAgttcctgtaattataaaagaGAAAGTTTTAGTTTATGAACAAAACTATCATGACCTGGATGATAGTTTTATAGATGAatcaacacagagagactgaaaatgtcatttatatggtagtaattactttggtgtagcaTGAAGCTCCACTGTGGAGGTCTTTATCATTCAGAAAAGCTATAAAACTTAAATGTTgttagaaaatgtaaaaattcagttcacattttccaaagccatctAGTGGGCCAGATCGGTGTCTTTGCTGGGCCCattctggcccctgggccttatgtttgacaccccctTATTAGCGGATGCTGTGTCAATGAACTATATAGTTCTATGAGATCAGACAAAGATGTAACCAGGCACACGTGTGACATCTGTCCAACAGGAAATGGCTCAACGACTGAGAAGAAAAACTCACGAGGCCTCGCAGAATTTTTTGGTGCTGCTGGGTCTGTCCTGGTTTCTTCTGTGTCGAAACCAGGTCTGGATCTTTCTCTGCGAGAGTCCACACTGCTTTCCCAGGCCCACCACTTCActctgagcacacacacacgcacacacagagacacacacacactatttaAATACGAGCTGCTTTCTCATAGcaggtagggatgggtatcgaaacccggttcttgttgagaaccggttcccactgtttcaattccttggaattgtttgccatttttgcaaacgattcccttatcgattccagtcgccccgaatgacgtcaccatgTTGCGGAGcatcatttacctggcaggaaacatggcggctcaaacgctctaaagtttggttatactttacgagaacagatgacaacagggcaacttgcaatagttgcaaagtagatatttcatttaagggaggaaacactacgaatatgcaaaagcatttgctcacaaaacacgcgatgaccttaaatgaatgtcgtgtttttaattccactccggactcgtgaatctcaacccagcagcagcggtaacgtttgcacgtcctctcccgttaatgcggcaggtaaataatcaactaacagtgcatattatgttagcgcgatctgccttattacaaaacctgccattactgtgcatttaggtgaccatgatgagacagacagagtctggctggctcagatgctggcagttctcgctgcagtctaccggtagcgtctcctttcaggccaggatagatgaatgtcaccgagcagtgactaagtttgtggtcaaaggcttgcacccatttgccacagcagatgcccccgattttcggtaagtgaatgtgtttaattgtaggcaggggcattactggatattcttgtgtaattgctacagaataattcatgttatactttgttattgctacagaagaatatttattttattgttttacatttacaatttttttttcccggggaccctgtgacaccccattgaagagccgtgggctgtggatctcttaagatctcactgttgggtttgtaaggccatgttactcctaaatttctatcttgttcaaagagaagatataaaacaaagttctaagctaatcgaccttagtgttctccttttttaaaaagaatcgataagagaatcgataaagaatcgaatcgttaaacagaatcgaaaatggaatcgtgaaaatcttatcaatacccatccctaatagCAGGCATTGTTACAGCTTCATCACAGCACTCTCGTCCTGTCGACGTGTAGCTGTGCACCCACAGAGATAAATGTGCTTAATCTAAGCACAGTGTGACCTTCCCTCCCTACATCACAGCGCCGAAGGTGCCTCTGCTGAGTGAAACCTAATTACACGGTTAGGTGTGAcacatgcatgtttttatttggcTACACAGCCTCTCTGCACCCCCAGCATCAGCTCCAACACTGTATCAAAGGATAAACTGTGACACCACACTCAGCAGTGAAATGATTTTCCCACGATTGCGTTGTGCAATAGAAATACAATCCTTGTATTGGGGAAATAAATCTACTTTGTTTCATAACGTGTTTGTGGCCGAGGTATTTACATGGGGAACAGCAAAGTCgttagctgctgctgctggaaatAGATTTGCAAATAAGCCAgagcgcgcgcgcgcgcacacacacacacacacacacacacacacacacacacacacacacacacacacacacacacacacacacacacacacacacacacacacacacacacacacacacgggtaaAAACAAAGTAGAAAGGTGCTCATGGAGCGGTGCGTTTCCACTCGATATGCTCAGTCATGTCTCGTCCTGACAGGTGCACCCCTGCTTGTCTGCACAGGAACACGCTGCTCTGCTGCAAGGCCAAATTACACCGAGAGGAGGGTGGAGGACTTCCATGACTCGGAGAAAAGTAACAGTTACAGACTAATAGTGCTGGTTTGTCCTCAGATTTTAACTAATTATTCTGATTATCAGCAACATAAAGGGAAAGATTAATATTAAAGGGACAGACAGGATTATGTTTAAAAGGAAGATAATTGCTTCTCTCACAGTGCAGCGAACACGCCTGCTATAAACTGAGATGCTGAGATGTTTTTGTAAGCATGAGCCTCGTAGCCTGAATGTGACTGAGCTGCATCTCTGTGGGGACGGCCCCTTTTTGAACTGTTCCTTGTTCCAGAGGAAGCTGGCACACAATCTTACTTTCGTCTCCTGGATGGAGCCACACCCAGCACGCAtaaactgtttgtgtgacacaatAACAGATGTTCCTATTTATTAGGGACACACTAAACATTAAGAGTGCCTGACTCAAGGTgaaatttttcatttaaatttgcatttactttgcaggatatttacatatttatacaGATGATCATGAGATACAGTTTATGTAGTCGTTCTTTAACCAAGACGGAGGTCTGGGCACAGATGTCATTTTTAAGCTCAGTATAAGTATAATCCTAAAAAATGGGAAATACTTTGTAGGTTTTCATGTGCATCTGGGATCATCTCTTAAACGGATCTTTAACCTGTTGGGCTGCATGCTTATAAGTGACTTCAACAATTCATTTATTCGTATATTGGT is part of the Pelmatolapia mariae isolate MD_Pm_ZW linkage group LG23, Pm_UMD_F_2, whole genome shotgun sequence genome and encodes:
- the LOC134621014 gene encoding ceramide synthase 2-like, translated to MEALLNEWLWREEFWIPPGNHWKDMEMKEGEGHFPLPRDLIYTLPLALIFIATRYIFERVIAIPLSKVLGVKDRIRIRAPSIPKLEAFYKQHSQQPSQSEVVGLGKQCGLSQRKIQTWFRHRRNQDRPSSTKKFCEASWRFVFYLTSFIAGLGSLIDTPWFWDQSECWRGYPKQPVSEAHYWYYMLEMGFYLSLLLSISVDVKRKDFKEQVVHHIATIFLIGFSYIANYVRVGTLVMLVHDSADIILEVGKMLHYALWATTCDFLFVLFALVFLVTRLYVFPSRIIHTTLIVSMQFYEPFFGYYFFNALLFVLQVLHIYWAYLILRMVYRFAFVGKIEGDVRSDEESPVDDNEEEEDGGECSWEQRKDAINSRLASLANNCVLNNLTNQTNRNSRLPKTR